The following coding sequences are from one uncultured Devosia sp. window:
- a CDS encoding tripartite tricarboxylate transporter TctB family protein has translation MTSGNPNLSRRPDGAALVIAAILALIAAVIFWQMSQMRVPPIQARVGPTVFPYIIAAGLLALSVGTVVSAFRRGFPERDDDNYIPIAWVIGGLVAQLLTIGWAGFSVGTGLLFAFTAMAFGRGPLWKTIPLGVVFAFIVWFMFAKGLQLSLPMGPLERLIP, from the coding sequence ATGACCTCAGGTAATCCCAACCTCTCGCGCCGCCCCGATGGGGCGGCGCTTGTCATCGCAGCCATTCTTGCCCTGATCGCCGCCGTGATCTTCTGGCAGATGTCGCAGATGCGCGTGCCCCCGATTCAGGCGCGCGTCGGGCCGACCGTCTTCCCCTATATCATCGCAGCTGGCCTGCTGGCGCTGTCCGTCGGCACGGTGGTTTCGGCCTTCCGTCGTGGCTTCCCCGAGCGCGACGACGACAACTACATCCCCATTGCCTGGGTCATCGGCGGTCTCGTCGCGCAATTGCTGACCATTGGCTGGGCCGGTTTCTCGGTTGGCACGGGCCTGCTCTTTGCCTTCACCGCCATGGCCTTTGGCCGCGGGCCGCTCTGGAAGACCATCCCCCTCGGGGTCGTCTTCGCCTTCATCGTTTGGTTCATGTTCGCCAAGGGTCTGCAGCTCTCGCTGCCCATGGGCCCGCTCGAACGCCTCATTCCCTGA
- a CDS encoding tripartite tricarboxylate transporter substrate-binding protein: MNKLLVAALITGAMAVPSFAADYSIMAPAAPGGGWDQTARTMQEALQTEGISGNVQVTNVPGAGGTIGLAQFVNQSNANPNALIVGGYVMVGAILTNASPVTLEQVTPIARLTGEAVALVVPASSDIQTVDDLKAKLVENVGAVSWAGGSAGGADHITAGLITKAVGADPTQVNYIAYSGGGEALAAVLGGQVTVGISGYSEFASQIEAGELRLLAVSTAERVPGVEAPTLQEAGVDVAVQNWRMVAAAPGITEEQKAAISSDIEKMVDSATWQAALESRGWVNTYLAGADFDAQLAEDTAATESILRDIGLVQ; the protein is encoded by the coding sequence ATGAACAAGCTGCTCGTGGCCGCGCTGATTACTGGCGCTATGGCTGTTCCATCTTTTGCTGCCGACTACTCCATCATGGCCCCTGCTGCCCCCGGCGGCGGTTGGGACCAGACCGCCCGCACCATGCAGGAAGCCCTGCAGACCGAAGGCATTTCGGGCAATGTGCAGGTCACCAACGTCCCTGGCGCCGGTGGCACGATTGGCCTCGCCCAGTTCGTCAACCAGTCCAATGCCAATCCCAACGCGCTGATCGTTGGCGGCTATGTGATGGTCGGCGCCATCCTGACCAATGCTTCGCCCGTCACCCTTGAACAGGTCACCCCGATTGCTCGCCTCACCGGTGAAGCCGTCGCTCTCGTGGTTCCGGCCTCGTCCGACATCCAGACTGTCGATGATCTCAAGGCCAAGCTGGTCGAAAACGTTGGTGCCGTCTCCTGGGCCGGTGGCTCGGCTGGTGGCGCAGATCACATCACGGCCGGTCTCATCACCAAGGCCGTCGGTGCCGATCCGACCCAGGTCAACTACATCGCCTATTCGGGCGGTGGTGAAGCCCTCGCTGCCGTGCTCGGTGGCCAGGTCACCGTCGGCATCTCGGGCTATTCCGAGTTTGCGTCGCAGATCGAAGCCGGCGAACTGCGCCTGCTGGCCGTCTCGACCGCCGAACGCGTTCCCGGCGTCGAAGCGCCGACCCTTCAGGAAGCCGGCGTCGATGTTGCCGTGCAGAACTGGCGCATGGTCGCCGCTGCGCCCGGCATCACCGAAGAGCAGAAGGCTGCCATCTCGTCGGACATCGAAAAGATGGTCGACTCGGCAACCTGGCAGGCCGCTCTTGAGTCGCGTGGCTGGGTGAACACCTATCTCGCCGGCGCCGATTTCGATGCCCAGCTGGCCGAAGATACCGCCGCCACCGAATCCATCCTGCGCGACATTGGCCTCGTTCAATGA
- a CDS encoding EAL domain-containing protein, protein MVTDSALLLKLQTEVLEAVACGEPLVAVADLLCRRAQELAPEAICSILMVDADCRLRPLAAPSLPLAFSTAIDGLLAGPKAGSCGTAVFRNEPVLVTDIETDPLWEDYRSLAGPLGLRACWSSPIRDSDNQVVATFAFYYRTGRGPDELERSIVQTCVHLCSIAIDHEKVRERNHRLAYYDALTGLPNRGRFNELLPRAIRLKEPFGLLLVDIDHLKLVNDTVGHVFGDQLIRTVASRLADCHPTLTACRLGGDEFAVLVADCHSEYALRDAANRMLNAVRGLIQMGDQTIDPHVTIGGALFGPDGVEEASLSQNADFALYHAKEVRRGGYIRFTPGMRTSMMERANMVRSVDQALSEKRMIVHYQPIVRLDTAEIVGLEALARMRMPDGRIAVASEFHAALADPRIAWQVTGQMLAQIATDIRYWLDLGIPFQHVGINVTTGDFQRGDLEARIVETFERADVPLKHVVLEVNEAVYMGGGDQMVPKAVGALRQRGILVALDDFGTGFASLTHLLSFPVDIIKIDKSFVEHLGHDRASDVVVSSIIDIARKLDMKLVAEGIETASQASALNQLGCGMGQGYLFARPGSVADTTHLLSLFAQRPDARPVDMPVEPVQRRSA, encoded by the coding sequence ATGGTCACTGATAGTGCTTTGCTGTTGAAGCTCCAGACGGAAGTGCTGGAAGCGGTTGCCTGTGGCGAGCCTTTGGTGGCTGTGGCGGACCTGCTCTGCCGCCGCGCGCAGGAGTTGGCGCCCGAGGCGATCTGCTCCATCCTGATGGTCGATGCCGATTGCCGTCTGCGGCCGCTCGCGGCGCCGTCGCTGCCCCTGGCCTTCTCCACCGCCATCGATGGCCTGCTGGCTGGCCCCAAGGCGGGCTCCTGCGGCACGGCCGTGTTCCGCAATGAACCGGTGCTCGTCACCGATATCGAAACCGACCCGCTCTGGGAGGACTATCGCAGCCTTGCCGGGCCACTCGGTCTGCGCGCCTGCTGGTCCAGCCCCATCCGCGATTCCGACAACCAGGTCGTGGCGACCTTCGCCTTCTATTATCGCACCGGCCGCGGCCCCGATGAGCTCGAGCGCAGCATCGTCCAGACCTGCGTCCATCTCTGCTCCATCGCCATCGACCATGAAAAGGTCCGCGAGCGCAATCATCGCCTGGCCTATTACGATGCCCTGACCGGCCTGCCCAATCGTGGCCGCTTCAACGAATTGCTCCCCCGCGCCATCCGCCTCAAGGAACCTTTCGGCCTGCTGCTCGTCGACATCGATCATCTCAAGCTGGTCAACGATACGGTCGGTCACGTCTTTGGTGATCAGCTGATCCGCACGGTCGCCAGCCGCCTGGCCGATTGTCATCCCACGCTTACCGCCTGCCGGCTCGGCGGCGACGAATTCGCCGTTCTCGTCGCCGATTGTCATTCCGAATATGCCCTGCGCGACGCAGCCAATCGCATGCTCAACGCCGTGCGCGGCCTGATCCAGATGGGCGACCAGACCATCGATCCGCATGTCACCATTGGCGGCGCGCTGTTTGGGCCCGATGGCGTGGAAGAGGCCTCGCTGAGCCAGAATGCCGATTTTGCGCTGTATCACGCCAAGGAAGTGCGCCGCGGCGGCTATATCCGTTTCACCCCAGGCATGCGTACCTCGATGATGGAGCGCGCCAATATGGTGCGCAGCGTCGATCAGGCACTCTCGGAAAAGCGCATGATCGTCCACTACCAGCCCATCGTCCGGCTCGATACGGCCGAGATCGTTGGCCTCGAAGCGCTCGCCCGCATGCGCATGCCCGATGGCCGCATCGCCGTTGCCAGCGAGTTTCACGCGGCTCTGGCCGATCCGCGCATCGCCTGGCAGGTCACCGGCCAGATGCTGGCGCAGATCGCCACCGATATTCGCTACTGGCTGGATCTGGGCATTCCCTTCCAGCATGTCGGCATCAATGTCACCACCGGCGATTTCCAGCGCGGCGACCTCGAGGCGCGCATCGTCGAAACCTTCGAACGCGCCGATGTGCCGCTGAAACACGTCGTGCTCGAGGTCAATGAGGCCGTCTATATGGGCGGCGGCGACCAAATGGTGCCCAAAGCGGTCGGCGCCCTGCGCCAGCGCGGCATTCTGGTGGCGCTCGATGATTTCGGCACCGGCTTTGCCTCGCTCACCCACCTGCTGAGCTTTCCCGTCGATATCATCAAGATCGACAAGTCCTTCGTCGAACATCTCGGCCATGATCGCGCTAGCGACGTCGTGGTCAGTTCCATTATCGACATTGCCCGCAAGCTCGATATGAAGCTGGTGGCCGAAGGCATCGAGACCGCGTCGCAAGCCAGCGCGCTCAACCAGCTTGGTTGTGGCATGGGGCAGGGCTATCTCTTTGCCCGCCCTGGTTCGGTGGCAGACACCACCCATCTGCTCTCGCTCTTCGCCCAACGGCCGGATGCGAGGCCCGTCGACATGCCCGTCGAGCCGGTCCAGCGCCGCAGCGCCTGA
- the yacG gene encoding DNA gyrase inhibitor YacG: MAERKCPICGRAAVEEFKPFCSKRCADVDLNRWLNGNYVIPARDDEPEVEDGMPGDDDER; this comes from the coding sequence ATGGCGGAGCGAAAATGCCCCATCTGCGGCCGGGCAGCAGTGGAAGAGTTCAAGCCCTTTTGCTCCAAGCGCTGCGCCGATGTTGATCTCAACCGCTGGCTAAACGGCAACTACGTCATCCCAGCGCGGGACGACGAGCCGGAAGTGGAAGATGGCATGCCCGGGGATGATGACGAGCGCTAG
- a CDS encoding Maf-like protein — translation MASRPDLILASASPRRLALLNQIGIEPEHLVPAHVDETPEKGELPRKLATRLADLKALTAQHKARSAGFGQGALVLAADTVVAVGRRILPKAETMEEASECLRLLSGRSHRVYTALTVLTPSGGKRQRLVETRLRFKRLSTREMEAYLASTEWRDKAGGYAIQGIAGAFVVKLSGSYTGVVGLPLMETAQVLAGEGYPVHFNWLNQSSGV, via the coding sequence ATGGCCAGTCGTCCGGATTTGATCCTGGCCTCCGCCTCGCCGCGTCGGCTGGCGCTGCTTAATCAGATCGGCATCGAGCCCGAACATCTGGTTCCGGCCCATGTCGATGAGACGCCCGAAAAGGGCGAGCTCCCGCGCAAGCTGGCCACCCGCCTCGCCGATCTCAAGGCCCTGACCGCCCAGCACAAGGCCCGCTCCGCCGGCTTTGGTCAGGGCGCGCTGGTTCTCGCCGCCGATACGGTCGTGGCCGTCGGTCGCCGCATCCTGCCCAAGGCCGAGACGATGGAAGAGGCCAGCGAATGCCTGCGCCTGCTCTCGGGCCGTTCGCATCGCGTCTATACCGCCCTGACCGTGCTGACGCCCTCCGGCGGGAAGCGCCAGCGCCTCGTCGAGACGCGCCTGCGCTTCAAGCGCCTCTCCACCCGTGAAATGGAAGCCTATCTCGCCAGCACCGAATGGCGCGACAAGGCGGGCGGCTATGCCATCCAGGGCATCGCCGGCGCCTTCGTGGTCAAACTCTCCGGCTCCTACACCGGCGTCGTCGGTCTGCCTCTGATGGAAACCGCCCAAGTCCTCGCCGGCGAGGGCTATCCGGTCCATTTCAACTGGCTCAACCAGTCCTCAGGCGTCTGA
- the infA gene encoding translation initiation factor IF-1, with the protein MAKEEVLEFPGVVVELLPNATFRVKLENEHEIIAHTAGRMRKNRIRVLAGDKVLCEMTPYDLTKGRITYRFK; encoded by the coding sequence ATGGCGAAGGAAGAAGTGCTCGAATTTCCGGGCGTGGTGGTTGAATTGCTCCCCAATGCGACGTTCCGCGTCAAGTTGGAAAATGAACATGAGATCATTGCACACACCGCTGGCCGCATGCGCAAGAATCGCATCCGCGTGCTGGCTGGCGACAAGGTCCTGTGCGAAATGACGCCCTATGACCTGACAAAGGGTCGTATCACCTACCGATTCAAGTGA
- a CDS encoding UPF0262 family protein: protein MSISMESQASPEDKDRLVTVTLDPNTITSINPDEVHEWRIAIYDLLEDNSFRPARVAATGPYALHMSIIGNFIVLDVRHPETFQPIAAHYLSLSPFRRLIRDYFRIRDAYYEAIRSAQPFQIETVDMARRGMHNEAAELLRTRLTNKIIIDLNTARRLFTLICAVQPYASRIDEATSELPSVLFVCSMNSVRSPIAAALARQAFPGRLIARSVGVNGGKADQFVHEVMEEIGIDMSVHTPHILDELVANRFDLVITLSDDAPEAVSRKELEAGAVEHWHVSDPSLVEGNREVVLGAYRDLRDSLRKRVRDRLEPLISSGSQTH, encoded by the coding sequence TTGAGCATTTCGATGGAAAGCCAGGCCAGTCCCGAGGACAAGGACCGCCTGGTCACCGTCACGCTCGACCCCAATACCATCACCTCAATCAATCCCGACGAGGTGCATGAATGGCGCATCGCCATTTATGATCTGCTCGAAGACAACAGCTTCCGCCCCGCCCGTGTCGCGGCGACCGGGCCCTATGCCCTGCACATGTCGATCATCGGCAATTTCATCGTCCTCGACGTGCGCCATCCCGAAACCTTCCAGCCGATTGCCGCGCACTACCTGTCGCTAAGCCCTTTTCGCCGGCTGATCCGCGACTATTTCCGCATTCGCGACGCCTATTACGAGGCCATCCGCTCGGCCCAGCCTTTCCAGATCGAGACCGTCGATATGGCGCGCCGCGGCATGCACAATGAAGCCGCCGAACTGCTGCGCACGCGCCTCACCAACAAAATCATCATCGATCTCAACACCGCCCGGCGCCTCTTCACGCTGATCTGCGCCGTCCAGCCCTATGCCAGCCGCATCGACGAAGCGACCAGCGAACTTCCGTCCGTGCTCTTCGTCTGCTCGATGAACTCGGTCCGCTCGCCCATCGCCGCGGCCTTGGCGCGCCAGGCCTTCCCGGGTCGCCTCATTGCCCGCTCGGTCGGCGTCAATGGCGGCAAGGCCGATCAGTTCGTCCATGAGGTGATGGAAGAGATCGGCATTGATATGAGCGTCCACACTCCCCATATCCTCGATGAGCTGGTCGCCAACCGTTTCGACTTGGTCATCACCCTTTCCGACGACGCCCCCGAAGCCGTGTCCCGCAAGGAACTCGAGGCCGGCGCCGTGGAACATTGGCATGTTTCCGACCCATCCTTGGTAGAAGGCAATCGGGAAGTTGTGCTGGGGGCCTATCGTGACCTGCGAGACAGTCTGCGCAAGCGAGTAAGAGATCGGCTCGAACCTCTTATTTCCAGTGGTTCACAAACCCATTGA
- the hisD gene encoding histidinol dehydrogenase, whose protein sequence is MVLRLDSADSDFAPLFQQLLDGKRESSRDVNDVVASIIADVRARGDAAVLELTNRFDRTSYASAADLRISQAEIDEAAARVTPEVRAALQTAHDRIKSHHEKQKPQDHIYTDALGVTLGTRWTPVDAVGLYVPGGLASYPSSVLMNAVPAKVAGVERIAMVVPTPDGQIAAAILLAAKIAGITEIYRVGGAQAVAALAYGTDTIAPVDKIVGPGNAFVAAAKRQVFGKVGIDMIAGPSEVLVLADGSANPAWVAADLIAQAEHGAGARSILVTTEKGLADAVDAEVTRQIATLPNPAHAREGWEDYSAIITVASLSEGVVLANRVASEHVELAIDDPQSILPSIRHAGAIFLGHHTPEAIGDYVGGSNHVLPTAGTARFASGLGVLDFVKRTSILGCDPSSLAALSTAAVTLAEEEGLDGHGRSVSMRLNH, encoded by the coding sequence ATGGTCCTTCGCCTCGATAGCGCCGACAGCGATTTCGCCCCGCTCTTCCAGCAACTGCTCGACGGCAAGCGCGAATCGAGCCGCGACGTCAATGACGTGGTCGCATCCATCATCGCCGATGTCCGCGCCCGTGGCGACGCCGCCGTGCTCGAGCTGACCAATCGCTTCGACCGCACCAGCTATGCCAGCGCCGCCGACCTGCGCATCAGCCAAGCCGAGATCGACGAAGCCGCGGCCCGCGTTACCCCCGAAGTGCGCGCCGCGCTGCAGACCGCCCATGACCGCATCAAGTCCCATCACGAAAAGCAGAAGCCGCAGGACCACATCTATACCGATGCCCTGGGCGTGACCCTCGGAACCCGCTGGACCCCGGTCGATGCCGTCGGCCTTTACGTTCCCGGCGGCCTCGCCTCCTATCCATCCTCCGTGCTGATGAATGCCGTGCCCGCCAAGGTGGCCGGTGTCGAGCGCATCGCCATGGTCGTGCCCACGCCGGATGGTCAGATCGCTGCCGCCATCCTGCTGGCCGCCAAGATCGCCGGCATCACCGAAATCTACCGCGTCGGTGGCGCCCAGGCCGTTGCGGCGCTCGCCTATGGCACCGATACCATCGCCCCGGTCGACAAGATCGTCGGTCCCGGCAATGCCTTTGTCGCCGCTGCCAAGCGCCAGGTCTTCGGCAAGGTCGGTATCGACATGATCGCCGGCCCCTCCGAAGTGCTGGTGTTGGCCGATGGCTCGGCCAATCCCGCCTGGGTCGCCGCCGATCTCATCGCACAGGCCGAACACGGCGCCGGCGCCCGCTCCATCCTCGTCACCACCGAAAAGGGCCTGGCCGACGCGGTGGATGCCGAAGTCACCCGCCAGATCGCGACGCTTCCCAATCCCGCCCATGCCCGCGAAGGCTGGGAAGACTACAGCGCCATCATCACCGTCGCCTCATTGAGCGAGGGCGTTGTCCTGGCCAATCGTGTGGCCTCCGAACATGTCGAACTGGCCATCGACGATCCGCAGTCGATCCTCCCCTCCATCCGTCACGCCGGCGCGATCTTCCTCGGCCACCACACGCCCGAAGCCATCGGCGACTATGTCGGCGGCTCCAACCACGTGCTGCCAACGGCGGGCACGGCGCGCTTCGCCTCCGGCCTCGGCGTGCTCGATTTCGTCAAGCGTACCTCGATCCTGGGTTGCGATCCGTCATCGCTGGCCGCGCTCAGCACGGCAGCGGTAACCCTGGCGGAAGAGGAAGGTCTCGACGGCCACGGTCGCTCGGTTTCGATGAGGCTCAACCATTGA
- a CDS encoding DUF2948 family protein, whose translation MTDLKLIALDTEDLEVLSAHVQDAVVRVADMGYARGDRRFALLMNRFDWTSGQGRREKGLRKRAALHFDGVQSVSTNGFDPNAPEGVLNLLAITFTAIDGPAGIVELSFAGGGTVRLGVECLEARLSDLGSAWAATAKPAHALD comes from the coding sequence ATGACCGACCTCAAGCTTATCGCGCTTGATACCGAAGACCTCGAAGTCCTTTCCGCCCATGTGCAGGACGCCGTCGTGCGCGTTGCCGACATGGGCTACGCGCGGGGCGATCGCCGCTTTGCGCTGCTGATGAACCGCTTCGACTGGACCTCGGGGCAGGGGCGTCGCGAAAAGGGCCTGCGCAAGCGCGCCGCGCTGCATTTCGACGGCGTCCAGTCTGTTTCCACCAATGGCTTCGATCCCAATGCGCCCGAAGGCGTGCTCAATCTCCTCGCCATAACCTTCACCGCGATTGACGGCCCGGCCGGCATTGTGGAACTCAGCTTTGCCGGCGGTGGCACGGTGCGTCTGGGCGTTGAATGCCTCGAAGCGCGCCTCTCCGATCTCGGCTCTGCCTGGGCCGCCACGGCCAAGCCGGCTCACGCCCTAGACTAG
- the murA gene encoding UDP-N-acetylglucosamine 1-carboxyvinyltransferase, which produces MDRIRLIGGNELNGEITISGAKNAALPLMIASLLTDEPLVLQNVPRLADVKQLERILENHGVDIAVHGRRRGEEEGVGQRMTFHAADIVDTTAPYELVSKMRASFWVIGPLLARCHEARVSLPGGCAIGTRPVDLFLFGLKELGAEIDIDDGYVVAKAPKGGLVGAHIKFPKVSVGATHTLLMAASLARGTTVLENAAQEPEITNVAECLVAMGAKITGIGTRTLTIEGVEKLHGATVDVIPDRIETGTFAMAAAMTGGNVLLKGARPEHLQAALDILGRTGVKLTPEANGLRVERNGAGIAAVDVDTDPFPGFPTDLQAQFMALMTMSSGTSHIRETIFENRYMHVAELARFGADISVDGQLATIRGKTQLKGAQVMATDLRASVSLVIAGLAAKGETVVNRIYHLDRGFERLEEKLGRCGAEIERLAG; this is translated from the coding sequence TTGGACCGTATCCGTTTGATCGGTGGCAATGAGCTCAATGGTGAAATCACCATTTCGGGCGCCAAGAACGCTGCTCTCCCCCTGATGATCGCCTCGCTGCTGACCGACGAGCCGCTGGTGCTGCAGAATGTGCCGCGCCTCGCCGACGTCAAGCAGCTCGAGCGCATTCTCGAAAACCATGGCGTCGATATTGCCGTGCATGGCCGCCGCCGCGGCGAAGAAGAGGGTGTCGGCCAGCGCATGACCTTCCATGCCGCCGATATCGTCGACACCACCGCGCCCTATGAGCTGGTCTCCAAGATGCGCGCCAGCTTCTGGGTCATCGGCCCGCTGCTGGCCCGTTGTCACGAAGCCCGTGTCTCGCTGCCCGGCGGCTGCGCCATCGGCACGCGCCCGGTCGATCTCTTCCTCTTCGGCCTCAAGGAACTCGGTGCCGAAATCGACATCGATGACGGCTATGTGGTTGCCAAGGCGCCCAAGGGTGGCCTCGTCGGCGCGCATATCAAGTTCCCCAAGGTCTCGGTTGGCGCCACCCATACGCTGCTGATGGCGGCGTCCCTGGCCCGCGGCACCACCGTGCTCGAAAACGCCGCTCAGGAACCCGAAATCACCAATGTCGCCGAATGCCTCGTCGCCATGGGTGCCAAAATCACCGGCATCGGCACGCGCACCCTCACCATCGAGGGTGTGGAAAAGCTGCATGGCGCAACCGTGGACGTCATTCCTGACCGCATCGAGACCGGCACTTTCGCCATGGCTGCGGCCATGACTGGCGGCAATGTTTTGCTCAAGGGCGCCCGGCCCGAGCACCTGCAGGCAGCGCTCGATATCCTGGGCCGGACCGGCGTCAAGCTGACCCCCGAAGCCAATGGCCTCCGCGTTGAGCGCAATGGCGCCGGCATCGCGGCAGTCGATGTGGATACCGATCCCTTCCCGGGCTTCCCGACCGATCTTCAGGCCCAGTTCATGGCGCTGATGACCATGTCCTCTGGCACCAGCCATATTCGCGAAACCATCTTCGAAAACCGCTACATGCATGTGGCCGAGCTCGCCCGTTTCGGCGCCGATATTTCGGTCGATGGTCAGCTTGCCACCATCCGCGGCAAGACCCAGCTCAAGGGTGCCCAGGTCATGGCCACCGATCTGCGCGCCTCGGTCTCGCTGGTCATCGCCGGCCTCGCCGCCAAGGGCGAAACCGTGGTCAACCGCATCTACCATCTCGACCGCGGCTTCGAACGCCTGGAAGAAAAGCTCGGCCGCTGCGGGGCGGAGATTGAACGGCTGGCTGGCTAG
- a CDS encoding MOSC domain-containing protein: MTSLALQALLTGHVAPLGPTAAPSGIAKTRVSHALSLGPTGLDGDAQGDLKVHGGVEKALHHYPREHYALWSAEIGPRPVLDHPGAFGENLSTVGLTEADVAIGDVFALGSAVIEVSQGRQPCWKLNTRFAQPDMARRVQSSGRTGWYYRVIETGQVAPDSRLTRLHRAAPDWSLQRIWRVFYVDTLNRAELQQLAALPQLAESWKRHALRRLQTGAVEDWTNRLSGSSMK, from the coding sequence ATGACCAGCCTTGCTCTTCAAGCCCTGCTCACCGGTCACGTCGCTCCCCTTGGTCCAACAGCCGCGCCTAGCGGCATAGCCAAAACACGGGTCAGCCACGCCCTGTCTTTGGGCCCGACCGGCCTCGATGGCGATGCCCAGGGTGACCTCAAAGTCCATGGCGGGGTCGAAAAGGCGCTGCACCACTATCCGCGCGAACACTACGCGCTCTGGTCCGCCGAAATCGGCCCGCGCCCGGTTCTCGACCATCCCGGCGCCTTCGGCGAAAACCTTTCGACCGTAGGTCTCACCGAGGCGGATGTCGCCATCGGTGACGTCTTCGCCCTTGGATCTGCCGTGATCGAAGTCAGCCAGGGCCGGCAGCCCTGCTGGAAGCTCAACACCCGCTTCGCTCAGCCCGACATGGCCCGCCGCGTGCAGTCCAGCGGCCGCACCGGCTGGTACTATCGCGTGATCGAAACCGGCCAGGTCGCGCCCGACAGCCGCCTCACCCGCCTGCACCGCGCCGCGCCCGACTGGAGCCTTCAGCGAATCTGGCGCGTCTTCTATGTCGACACGCTTAACCGCGCCGAACTCCAACAGCTTGCAGCCTTGCCGCAACTCGCCGAATCCTGGAAACGCCACGCCCTGCGCCGTCTGCAGACCGGCGCCGTGGAAGACTGGACCAATCGCCTGTCAGGATCGTCGATGAAGTGA
- a CDS encoding glutamine amidotransferase, which translates to MKTATILRHVHFEDLGILAPILESHGYAVTYRDVGDDDFLGFDPLQPDLLIVLGGPIGVYEDQAYPFLAVERSLLATRLAEGGATLGICLGAQLIAAALGSKVFPSGVKEIGFSPLILTDEGQASPLRHLAGVPVLHWHGDTYDLPEGATHLAATPLVRQQAFAIGKAILGLQFHAEVDPRRGFERWLVGHASELASAGIAIPALRADATRNGAALARAAGLVFEEWLTGLSSP; encoded by the coding sequence ATGAAAACCGCCACCATTCTGCGCCATGTTCATTTCGAGGATCTCGGTATTCTCGCCCCCATCCTCGAAAGCCACGGCTATGCCGTGACCTATCGCGATGTCGGCGATGATGACTTTCTGGGCTTTGATCCGCTGCAGCCCGACCTGCTGATTGTTCTCGGAGGTCCCATCGGCGTCTACGAAGACCAGGCCTATCCCTTCCTTGCCGTCGAACGTTCCCTGCTTGCCACGCGCCTCGCCGAAGGCGGTGCGACGCTCGGCATCTGCCTGGGCGCCCAGCTCATCGCGGCCGCCCTCGGCTCAAAGGTCTTCCCTTCGGGCGTCAAGGAGATCGGTTTTTCTCCGTTGATCCTGACCGACGAAGGCCAGGCAAGCCCGCTGCGTCATCTCGCCGGCGTGCCGGTCCTCCACTGGCATGGCGACACCTACGACCTGCCCGAGGGTGCCACCCATCTCGCCGCGACGCCGCTTGTCCGCCAACAGGCATTCGCAATCGGCAAAGCCATCCTTGGCCTGCAATTCCATGCCGAAGTCGATCCGCGCCGCGGTTTCGAACGCTGGCTCGTCGGCCATGCCAGCGAACTGGCGTCTGCCGGCATCGCCATTCCCGCTCTGCGCGCCGACGCGACCCGCAACGGCGCCGCACTTGCAAGGGCAGCCGGCCTCGTCTTCGAGGAATGGCTCACCGGTCTCTCCAGTCCATGA
- a CDS encoding MarR family transcriptional regulator, translating to METPTTAPPLSIRLLEGLARIGSALRADDWSRARTAGINPTQLAILDVLEGRPEGLAVKLLAQQLNVSQPTATDSILALERKALVEKRPDPDDGRALRICITRAGLDAVRAGNPATGAVGQAAAALDDADQEQFLVLLVSMIRQLQDRDAIPIQRMCVSCQHYRPYAHADATQPHHCNFVDAAFGQQDLRIDCREHETADPSVRAATWTAFHKDHPTNPPGN from the coding sequence ATGGAGACGCCGACTACTGCCCCACCGCTATCGATACGCCTGCTTGAAGGCCTTGCCCGCATTGGTTCGGCCCTGCGCGCCGATGACTGGTCGCGGGCCAGGACTGCCGGCATCAATCCAACCCAATTGGCCATTCTCGATGTGCTCGAAGGGCGTCCAGAGGGGCTCGCCGTCAAGCTTCTGGCGCAGCAGCTTAACGTCTCCCAGCCCACGGCAACCGATTCCATCCTGGCGCTCGAGCGCAAGGCCCTGGTCGAAAAACGCCCCGATCCGGATGACGGCCGCGCTTTGCGCATCTGCATCACCCGCGCCGGGCTCGATGCTGTCCGGGCGGGCAATCCGGCTACTGGCGCCGTAGGGCAGGCGGCTGCTGCCCTCGATGATGCCGATCAGGAGCAGTTTCTGGTCCTCCTGGTCTCCATGATCCGCCAGCTGCAGGACCGTGACGCCATCCCCATCCAGCGCATGTGCGTCAGTTGCCAGCATTACCGGCCCTATGCTCATGCGGATGCGACCCAGCCGCATCATTGTAATTTCGTCGACGCAGCCTTCGGTCAGCAGGATCTGCGCATCGATTGCCGCGAACACGAAACCGCCGATCCTTCAGTCCGGGCTGCCACCTGGACTGCGTTTCACAAGGATCATCCCACAAACCCTCCAGGCAACTAG